A window of Helicobacter pylori genomic DNA:
AAAGCCACATAACAAACGCTCTTGGAGATCATTATACTTTGAGTTTGCTTTTTTGGGGCTTAAAGTAGTCGTTTCTGTGAAACGCTGATTTTTCTAAGAGCGTTCCCTTAAGCTTCAAGCTTAAGGGTTTCCTTTATGAGTGGGTTTGTCCTTGACTTTGGGGCGTTAATTATATCTTTTTTATTCAAATTTTAATCTTGTTTTTATATTTTAATGATAAAAATTTTAAGTGGGTTTGTTGTAAAATTCCATTACGCCCCATAGTTGCAATATGGGGCAAATCCAAGTAAGGAGCATGCCATGAAACGCAAAAGTGGCAAACGCTCTTGGAAAGTATTATACCTTGAAATTTCAATTTCTTGGTTTAAAATGGTGTTTTGTATGAAACGCTGATTCTTCTAAGAGCGTTCCCTTAAGCTTCAAGCTTAGGGGTTTCCTTGTGAGTGGGTTTGTCCTTGACTTTGGGGCGTTTTATTGTTTAAAACTCTGATTTTAGCGCTCATTAAATCGTGGTTTAAAGCTTTTTTGATGTTTTCAAATTGGCGTTTTTTGTTTTTAAGGCTTATGATTTCATTGTCTAAAGCGCTTAAAACGTTAGCAATAGCGGTTTGTTCGTTTAGGGGGGGTAGGGGGATTTTGATTTGTTGCATGGCAACACTCATAAGTTTTGGGTTACCCATTCCAGGATTTACATGTAGGGGAGCAATAACTTGTAAAATATAATA
This region includes:
- a CDS encoding restriction endonuclease subunit S translates to MEFKKIGEICLIKRGRVIAKKVLQENGEYPVYSSQTLNNGILGFIDTYDFDGEFLTWTTDGAYAGSVFYRNGRFSITNVCGLLQPIQDNILHKYLYYILQVIAPLHVNPGMGNPKLMSVAMQQIKIPLPPLNEQTAIANVLSALDNEIISLKNKKRQFENIKKALNHDLMSAKIRVLNNKTPQSQGQTHSQGNP